The proteins below are encoded in one region of Sminthopsis crassicaudata isolate SCR6 chromosome 1, ASM4859323v1, whole genome shotgun sequence:
- the LOC141556662 gene encoding uncharacterized protein LOC141556662 isoform X2, whose product MLENAQNLLSLGLPVPREDVISYFEQREVPWMLDQEGLRSSSLERDIILDMKEKITEQSLSVKETHKPRVISDGPGNITWKETCGTHEKLHIGEKSEHNQKSFTERRAFTTHSRNDTAEKPYECNQCGKAFAKRGRLSIHQRIHTGEKPYKCTQCGKAFTWKGKLIGHQRIHTGEKPYKCNQCGKDYREKGALIVHQRIHTGEKPYECNQCGKAFTKRESLTVHQRIHTGEKPYKCNQCGKAFTRRGKLIGHQRIHTGEKPYKCNQCGKDYREKGALIVHRRIHTGEKPYECNLCGKAFRQKGALIVHQRIHTGEKPYKCNKCEKAFTERESLTVHQRIHTGEKPYECNQCGKAFTKRESLTVHQRIHTGEKPYECNQCGKAFSKRESLTVHRRIHTGEKPYKCNQCGKAFTQRGALTGHQRIHTGEKPYKCNQCGKTFKYKSNLPLHQRIHTGEKPYECNQCGKAFRQKGALIVHQRIHTGEKPYECNQCGKAFRERRALTGHQRIHTGEKPYECNQCEKTFTKMGRLIVHQRIHTGEKPYECIQCGKTFRYKRVLTAHQRIHTGEKLYECNQCEKTFIYKFNLSMHQKIHTGGKLYECNQCGKAFTERESFTVHQRIHTEEKKPYKCNQCGKAFTKREVLTVHQRIHTGEKPYKCNQCGKAFTKREVLTVHQRIHTGEKPYKCNQCGKDYREKGALIVHQRIHTEEKPYECNQCGKNFRQKGALIVHQRIHTGEKPYECNQCGKAFRQKGALNVHQRIHTGEKPCKIITMGRLLHGGVS is encoded by the exons ATGTTAGAGAATGCCCAAAACCTTCTCTCTCTGG GACTTCCAGTTCCCAGAGAAGATGTGATCTCTTATTTTGAACAAAGGGAAGTACCCTGGATGCTGGACCAAGAAGGCCTGAGGAGCAGCTCTCTAG aaagaGATATTATACTTGACATGAAGGAAAAGATAACAGAACAAAGCCTTTCTGTGAAAGAAACTCACAAACCAAGAGTCATCAGTGATGGTCCTGGTAACATCACTTGGAAAGAGACCTGTGGTACACATGAGAAACTCCACATTGGAGAGAAATCTGAGCATAACCAAAAGAGTTTCACAGAAAGGAGAGCTTTTACTACACATAGCAGAAATGACACTgcagagaaaccttatgaatgtaaccagtgtggaaaggcttttgcAAAAAGGGGAAGGCTTAgtatacatcagagaatccataccggagagaaaccttataaatgtacccaatgtggaaaggcttttacatgGAAGGGTAAATTGAttggacatcagagaatccacactggagagaaaccatataaatgtaaccaatgtggaaaggattATAGAGAAAAGGGAgctcttattgtacatcagagaatccacactggagagaaaccttatgaatgtaatcaatgtggaaaagcttttacaaAAAGGGAATCTCTTACTGTGCATCAACGAATCCACAcgggagagaaaccttataaatgtaaccaatgtggaaaggcttttacacgGAGGGGCAAATTGAttggacatcagagaatccacactggagagaaaccatataaatgtaaccaatgtggaaaggattATAGGGAAAAGGGTGCTCTTATTGTACATcggagaattcatactggagagaaaccttatgagtgtaatctgtgtggaaaggcttttaggcAAAAAGGAgctcttattgtacatcagagaatccacactggagagaaaccttataaatgtaacaaatgtgaaaaggcttttacagaAAGGGAATCTCTCAcggtacatcagagaatccacactggggagaaaccttatgaatgtaaccagtgtggaaaggcttttacaaaaAGGGAatctcttactgtacatcagagaatccacactggagaaaaaccttatgaatgtaaccagtgtggaaaagcTTTTTCAAAAAGGGAATCTCTTACTGTACATAgaagaatccacactggagagaaaccttataaatgtaatcaatgtggaaaggcttttacacaaAGGGGAGCTCTTActggacatcagagaatccatactggagagaaaccttataaatgtaaccaatgtggaaagactttcaaatataagagtAATCTTCCtctacatcagagaatccacactggagagaaaccttatgaatgtaatcagtgtggaaaggcttttaggcAAAAGGGAgctcttattgtacatcagagaatccacactggagagaaaccttatgaatgtaaccagtgtggaaaggcttttagagaaAGGAGAGCTCTTActggacatcagagaatccatactggagaaaaaccttatgaatgtaaccagtgtgaaAAGACATTTACAAAAATGGGAAGgcttattgtacatcagagaatccacactggagagaaaccatatgaatgtatccagtgtggaaagactttcaggtATAAGAGAGTTCTTACTGCACATCAacgaatccacactggagagaaactttatgaatgtaaccagtgtgaaaaaacttttatttataagtttaATCTTTCTATgcatcagaaaatccacactggaggAAAActttatgaatgtaaccaatgtggaaaggcttttacagaaagggaatcttttactgtacatcagagaatccacactgaagagaagaaaccttataaatgtaaccaatgtggaaaggcttttacaaaaAGAGAAGTTCTTACTGTCcatcaaagaatccacactggagagaaaccttataaatgtaaccagtgtggaaaggcatTTACAAAAAGGGAAGTTCTTACTGTCCATcaaagaattcacactggagagaagccttataaatgcaATCAGTGTGGAAAGGATTATAGAGAAAAGGGAgctcttattgtacatcagagaattcacactgaagagaaaccttatgaatgtaaccagtgtggaaagaatTTTAGGCAAAAGGGAGCTCTTATTGttcatcagagaatccacactggagagaaaccttatgaatgtaaccagtgtggaaaggcttttagacaaAAAGGAGCTCTtaatgtacatcagagaatccacactggagagaaaccttgtAAAATAATCACTATGGGAAGGCTTTTACATGGAGGAGTAAGTTGA